The Arachis hypogaea cultivar Tifrunner chromosome 19, arahy.Tifrunner.gnm2.J5K5, whole genome shotgun sequence genome has a window encoding:
- the LOC112775559 gene encoding uncharacterized protein, protein MSTGKPKDGDFQMVAVPGSSKPPLAPSSSNALVEYTTPVTFKEEEEDLEVKLRRIIDNVPVRVSNTSGSSAGSGSGDFHQYRQMRRKEQDRLARMEVDYQKRKELTEFKMRREERLKAAEERTAKKRAKRQKKKQRKKEKKMKLNSGEEQPEKEDTSDDGDSDKDEEAAP, encoded by the exons ATGTCGACGGGCAAACCCAAAGACGGTGACTTTCAGATGGTTGCAGTGCCTGGAAGCTCAAAACCGCCGCTAGCGCCATCATCTTCGAATGCCTTAGTGGAATACACAACACCGGTGACTTtcaaggaggaagaggaggacctGGAAGTCAAGCTACGCCGTATTATCGATAACGTCCCCGTGCGTGTCAGCAACACCTCCGGTAGTTCTGCCGGTTCTGGCTCCGGTGACTTCCATCAG TATCGGCAAATGCGGCGTAAGGAGCAAGATCGACTTGCTAGGATGGAGGTTGACTACCAGAAGAGGAAAGAGCTAACAGAATTTAAAATGAGAAGGGAGGAAAGGCTAAAAGCTGCAGAAGAACGGACGGCGAAGAAAAGAGCAAAGCGTCaaaagaagaagcaaaggaaaaaggagaagaagatgaaATTAAACAGCGGAGAAGAGCAGCCAGAGAAAGAAGATACTTCAGATGATGGAGACTCTGATAAAGATGAAGAGGCAGCACCTTAG
- the LOC112775560 gene encoding uncharacterized protein translates to MLPTSSSKGRASSSSSSSRPNPMLLPYLRRIIKWRQMDIEYTFWQMLHLCTSPKVVYQHTKYHKQTKNQWARDDPAFVVICSLLVAIATLAYCAAYDHSSAHAIFVVFSVLLFHFFLTGLFLATFCWFLTNAYLREEAPNSYVVEQRVEWMYAFDVHCNSFFPMFVLLYVIHYFLSPLLVAHGFIPVLLSNLLFMVGASYYHYLNFLGYDVLPFLERTTFFLYPIGVVIVLSPILILSGFNPSRYFMNVYFSRQI, encoded by the exons ATGTTGCCCACATCATCTTCGAAAGGACGCGCTtcgtcctcctcttcttcctctcgaCCTAATCCCATGCTCCTTCCCTACCTCCGCAGAATCATCAAg TGGCGACAAATGGATATCGAATATACGTTTTGGCAAATGCTTCATCTATGTACGTCACCAAAAGTTGT CTACCAGCATACAAAGTATCATAAAC AAACCAAGAACCAATGGGCACGTGACGACCCTGCTTTTGTTGTGATCTGCAGCCTTCTTGTGGCCATTGCAACTCTGGCTTATTGTGCAGC gTATGATCATAGTAGTGCACATGCTATTTTTGTTGTCTTCTCAGTATTGCTCTTCCACTTCTTTTTGACTGGGTTATTTCTAGCTACTTTTTGTTG GTTCCTAACTAATGCCTATCTTCGAGAAGAGGCTCCAAATAGTTATGTGGTGGAACAGCGTGTTGAATG gatgtATGCATTTGATGTGCATTGTAACTCTTTCTTCCCAATGTTTGTATTGCTATATG TGATCCATTATTTTCTGTCTCCTCTATTGGTGGCTCATGGCTTCATTCCAGTTTTGCTGTCAAATCTACTGTTCATGGTGGGCGCATCATACTATcattatctaaattttttaggTTACGATG TTCTGCCCTTTTTGGAGAGGACCACCTTTTTCCTTTACCCGATTGGTGTTGTAATTGTCCTATCTCCCATTT TGATTTTGAGTGGCTTCAATCCTTCTAGATACTTCATGAATGTGTACTTCAGCCGACAAATATGA
- the LOC112775398 gene encoding cinnamyl alcohol dehydrogenase 1, whose translation MGSLETERTTVGWAARDPSGVLSPYTYPLRDTGPDDVYIKVHYCGLCHSDLHQIKNDLGMSNYPMVPGHEVVGEVLEVGSNVTRFKVGEIVGAGLLVGCCKTCSACESEVENYCSKKIWSYNDVYIDGRPTQGGFAETMIVEQKFVVKIPEGMEPEQVAPLLCAGVTVYSPLAHFGLKKSGMRGGILGLGGVGHMGVKIAKALGHHITVISSSDKKKKEALEDLGADSYLVSSDSSSMQEAADSLDYIIDTVPVGHPLEPYLSLLKLDGKLILMGVINTPLQFVSPMVMLGRKSITGSFIGSMKETEEMLQFWKEKGLSSMIEIVNMDYINTAVERLEKNDVRYRFVVDVKGSKLDQ comes from the exons ATGGGTAGCCTTGAGACCGAAAGGACAACTGTTGGATGGGCAGCTAGAGACCCTTCTGGTGTTCTTTCTCCATACACATACCCTCTCAG AGACACGGGCCCCGATGATGTTTACATCAAAGTTCACTACTGTGGACTCTGCCATTCCGATCTCCACCAAATTAAAAACGATCTTGGCATGTCCAATTACCCTATGGTCCCTGGCCACGAAGTCGTAGGGGAGGTTCTCGAGGTTGGCTCCAACGTTACGAGGTTCAAAGTGGGTGAGATCGTGGGAGCAGGACTCCTCGTTGGGTGCTGCAAAACCTGCTCTGCATGCGAATCTGAAGTAGAGAATTACTGCAGCAAGAAGATCTGGTCTTACAACGATGTTTACATTGATGGAAGACCCACTCAGGGTGGCTTCGCTGAAACCATGATCGTTGAGCAAAA GTTTGTTGTGAAGATACCAGAAGGCATGGAGCCAGAGCAAGTTGCGCCATTGTTGTGTGCAGGTGTGACTGTGTACAGTCCACTGGCGCACTTTGGGTTGAAGAAGAGTGGCATGAGAGGTGGAATATTGGGGCTTGGTGGAGTTGGACACATGGGTGTGAAGATAGCAAAGGCACTGGGTCACCACATCACTGTTATAAGCTCTTCtgataagaagaagaaagaagcacTTGAGGATCTTGGTGCTGATAGCTACTTGGTTAGCTCTGATTCTTCAAGCATGCAAGAAGCTGCTGATTCACTTGATTACATCATTGACACTGTCCCTGTTGGACACCCTCTTGAACCTTATCTGTCTCTTCTCAAGCTTGATGGCAAGTTGATCTTGATGGGTGTCATCAACACCCCTCTTCAATTCGTTAGCCCTATGGTCATGCTTG GGAGGAAATCAATCACGGGAAGCTTCATTGGGAGCATGAAGGAGACAGAGGAGATGCTGCAATTCTGGAAGGAGAAGGGACTGAGTTCGATGATTGAGATTGTGAACATGGATTATATCAACACAGCAGTGGAAAGACTGGAGAAGAACGATGTGAGATACAGGTTTGTTGTGGATGTTAAAGGAAGCAAGCTTGATCAGTGA